The window GTCCAATCCTACCTCCTCTCCCACCAACACGACTTCGCCGACCTCTTCTCCCTCTGCAACGACGCCGTTTCCCGCTCCCAAACCATCTCCGACGACGTCGCTCACCTCCTCGCCTCGCTCTCCGACCGCCCCGTCGAGGCCGAGATCGGCCAGATCATGAAGCAGATGAGCTCCGCGACGAAGGAGGCCAGGGAGAAGCGCGAGCTGCTGGAGCTGGTTGGGGCGATTCTGGAAATCAGCGAGAAACTGAAGGCGGCGAGGGAGGCGGTGAGGAGCGGGCGGCTGAGGTTCGCGGCGGAGCAGGTGAGGGAGCTGAAGAAGGCGCTTAGGGTTTGCGGTGATGATATTGTTGATGAGGGAGAGCCTGTGGTTTATGGCTTGCTGAGGAAGGAGTGGTCTGACTGCTTTGATGAGGTAAATCATGCTTCTTCTTTTTTTACTGGTGGTTTTCAGTGAAAATGTGACTGTTACAGTGGTGGTTTTTGAGCTTGTTATTGTGGTTGTTTTAGAGGAATTCGGTTTCGGTTTGTAGATTCAAGAGGTGCTGATGAGGTTCATGGACAATGCGGTGCGTTTCGAGGGTGAAACTAATAGAATTCGGGTCAAGTATGTACTGAGCATTGATGGGAACGATGGGATTGAGCTCAAGACAGTGTTAGAAGCTTTGGATGTAAGTGGAAGTCGAAACCTTGACTAAATATATGTTAGAGTTGTAGTCTATTTAGTGACAGTAATTAGAAGTATTTTTTCAGCCGTGGAATTCGGCATTGCAATGAATTCAATTTATGATTTTGTAGGTCGTTGGCGTTTTAAACTATGGACTTGCTAAAGTAGCTGACTTGATAATCAAGCACGCCATCTCTCCAGCACTAAACTTTGGAGCGCCTGTGTCCTTTGTAACAGAAATAAATCCAGACTCACAAGCAATGACGGAGGCTATACTGAAGATTGTACCATCAAATGATCCTAAGGTAGACATTGCAATTCATAACTGTCTAAATTATTATCGGGGCTCATGTTTTGTTTGTTTGTCTTGGAAATGTTTAGTGTTGAACATGTAATTGTTTGGGAAAAATGGGTATAGCTCAGTGTATCATATATTTAGTAAATTTTGCACCATGATGATAGCAATGGGGAAGCATCTGTTAGTTTTTTTTTTATTTCTATTAGGGGTTATCCCACAAATTTGTACTCAGAGGATTCTGTGAGATGGTGTGTTGACATGTTTTCTCTTGATTTCAGATCAAAAAAATGGATGGGGAGGCTATCTATTCGAGGATTATTGAGGTTATAAAGTTTATTAACAAATATATTTGCTTTCAAGAGGGTTCTTGGAGTCGATGCTTTGGAAGATTGACATGGTCAAGAATATCAGAGTTGATTATTTCTAAGTTTCTTTCCAAGGTTACTCTTTGTAACTCTTCCCCACCCTTCCCTTTTGTATATGGTTATTCTCTTTTGAAATCTATTATTAAAATATTTCTATTTGGTAATATATTATCAGAACACTTTTAATAATTCAAAATATCACTTTTAATAATTCAAAATATCAATCAAATATTATTTTGAAATAGGTGTTTTATCTTTTTCTTTGAGTCTATCCTTTGGTCAATCTTTTCATATGAAGTGATTTGCTACGTAAAAGAAAACACTAGTTGTGTCATTTGATTTTCTTTTACACATTTGCTTCTTTAGTGTTATGGTCATTAATGCATTGGTTGCATATAATTTTTGGGGAGTGGGCGATTTCAGTGTTAAGTTATATATCCATGAGTTCTTTTCACTAGTTGAAAGTTACAATTTTGCTTCCACTCTGATCAATAAGGGGAGGAATCTCACTACATGCTCAAATTTTCTTGGTATATGAACTATATTTTGCTCTGGTTCATCACATTTGCCATTTTGCATATTTCTTGCATCAGGTTGTCCCCCAAGATGCTTCGAAACTTGCAGACTTTCTAAAGATTATCAATTGTACTTCTGAGTTTGAGACTGCTTTAAGGGAAATGAAGTTCATTTCAGTTTCTGAAAACAAAGATAATCAGTTGAGTAGTTTCGCTGAAAACGTCGAGGTTCACTTTGCATCCAAGAAGAAGACAGAAATCCTGGGAAGAGCTAGGAATTTGCTTCTACAATGTGACTTTGCTATTTCTCAAGTAAGCTTTTAGGATAAGATGAAGATCTTTGTAGATTATTTATATGATGTCCTCTGAATGATACATTCGTTTCCACAGGAGAATACAAGGAGGAAAGGTAAGCATGATGGGGCTGCTGCCAATAATCCAGAAGATGTTGACTTATTATTTCTGTCGGAGCGGTGTGTGGTGTCCAAAGCAGCAATTCAATTAATGAAGTTAGTGCATGAGACACTCAAGGTATGTATGTGTAGATTTCGGTTCAGAACATAATGACCTTTACCTGTCATTCCTTATGGGAAATATTAAAGGATGGAATCACTTGTGCAGGATGTTTGCTTGTCATCCCCTAGAGTTGCATTGGAATTTTATCGTGCTGCTAGGGATGCACTACTTCTATATGAAGTTGTCATACCTGTCAAGGTTAGCGCATGGAATCCAGTTGTAGAAACATTACCTACAAGACATTTTGTCAATGACGTTGCTAAGGCAACTGAAAGCAAGGGTTTGATGTTATATCTTGTCGATTGTTGTCATTTTATTTTATTTAGAAGTCGGAGATTCTGTATTCACCTTCTCCACACACACATTTGGATGAAGTTGTGCTATAGAAAGACTAGGAAAAGAAAAAGATTGAGTTGGTACTCAATCTCTAAGTTTATTGTGAAGTCATCCTCTCTGTGATATTTCTAAAATATCAGAGCCATCAGTACATCAGTATTTGTGGTTAATTTGAGGTAATTTATTTCTGTGTCAGTAAGCATATGTAAAATCTTCATTGATGAAGGGTACAAAAGAGGTCATTGATGATGGTGAAAGTTATGTTTATATTGATGAAAATGGTGACAGTTATGTTACCATAAGGATTTGTATGAACTTTAGAAACCACAAACATATTCTTAAGAATTCAACTTCAGGAATTGTGTCATTGTTGCAAATCATTGTCGACTTGTTTATTTTGGTTGCTTCATATTACCTGTGTTCTGTGACGATATCTCTTAGTTTTTGAGTTCCATTATTTAGTGATAAATTGTGTACTTAATATGTATATCTCAATGTTAATAATCTTCTCTCTTAACTTATGAAGCTAGAACGGCAGCTTGGTGGCATCAACCAGGTCCCTGTTCTCATGCACAATGATTGCCTTTATCTATCTCAGGAGGTTCTTGGGCTTGCATTTGAGGTATGCTATGCATGAGCAATCATAATGCGCTCATGTTATTAATTTTTAGATCCCTACACTCAGAACCACCACATGTGTGAATTCATCTTTTAGTTCTGAGATAGATATGGTCCGAGCATCTGGATATCCATTGTGCAATGTCCTATATGTGCCAAAAAGTTAGATATTTTTAGGGTACACAACTGGAAAGATGCGAATACCCAACTGAATAATATATATATATATATATATATATATATATATATATACTTTTTTTTTAAGATTGGAATACTGTAACTCATGTAATCTGAGTGTGTGTAGATAAAAGGTATATTAAAAAAGGAAGTTTAACTTTGATATCCTTTCATATTCCCATATCTCATTGGCTTACAATTATTCTTTGTCGCAGTATCGCTCAGACTTTCCAACTTCAATGAAAGAGCATGCTGTATTTGTTGATATGGCTCCAAGATTTCATCTCATGGCAGAGGAAATACTGCAGAGACAAATCCAACTTGTGGTTCGTAGCTTGAGAGAGGTATGATTGTTGAAAGGTCTCAATAAACATAAGTTTCAGATAATTATGTCATATACTTTATGAACTTGCAATTCATGTTTAGCCTTATGCAAGTTTGTTATTTATCAGGCTCTAGATGGCGCTGATGGATTCCAGAATACCCATCAAATGCAACAATTCCAATCTGCAAAATTTAGTATAGATCAGGTGATATTGCTGTGAACTTTGTTGAATGCCTTTGTTTCGTATTTGCTATCTCCCTTAAGGATCTAGTGCCTGAATTGACTTGTGGCGACGTAATACAATATGATCAGGTTGTTTTCATTTTGGAGAAAGTACACATTATATGGGAGCCGCTCTTATTGCCTTCAACTTACAAGAAAAGCATGTGTACAGTTCTAGAGTCAGTTTTTTCTAGAATCACAAAAGACATACTCCTTTTAGATGATATGGCAGCAGAAGAAACGTTAGAGGTATAATCGACAGTCTCTTCATAGTCAGTGCTTTAATATAATGCCCATCTGTCAGCAGGTATCTTAAACATTGTTTTTACAGCTTCAAAGACTGATTCACTTGATGCTGGAAAACCTAACTTCTTTGTTGGAGTCTTTGGCTGCTCTTCAAATTGAGAAGTCACAAGAGGGCATGACATATCTTGATGATCTTATACCATCATTACGAAAAATTCGTAAATTGGCAGGCATGTTTTCTCTCTGATACTGAAATTTTGGATTGACTAGAAGATTAGTGAGTCTAGTATATGTTTTGCGAGGGAAAGACCTAATGCCCCCTTTTCCTTTTCTCGTTTAATTTTTCAGAATTATTAGATATGCCCTTGAAAGCGATCACTAATGCTTGGGAAACTGGGGAACTTCTAAATAGTGGCTTTACTTCGTCAGAGGTACAACTTCACTTGAGCACATAGCTTTTAGGACTGCTTCTCATAGTTTCATTGGTTTCATAAGCCACTTGTTTTGGCAGGTAGAAGATTTCATCAAAGCAATCTTTCAAGACTCACCTTTACGGAAAGACTGCTTATGGAGGATACATGGCAACTTTTAAATACTCATTTTATTTTCATAGTTTTTTTTTACCAAGGCATGGTGTTCTGTTTTAACCTTGCTGTTATATCAAGGAGAATTCAGAATTATGTAGAAAGGGGTGTACCTAGAAGCTGTAGAGTGTATATTCGTCATATATCTTACCTTATGGAATCAAAATTCGAACCCAAACATCTCTTTAGACTCTGGTACATCACTCGAACAAAAGTTAACTATTGATGTAAAGTATAGCAAAATTCATATACCTTTTCAGGTCCCTAAATTCATATACTATTATGAACTTGCATTCAAGATGAGACTTTGAGTACTTCCTTCAGTTATAGAGCATATTACCTCCAATATCACATAAGTACTTCACTTCATTATTTACTATCAAGAATTAGAGCATAACAAGCGAGGTGACAAACCCCCTAACCTCTAGGAATACAACCAAACCAACAACAGAATCCGACTCTACAAACATGGGAGCAAGAACCAAGTTGTTTATTAAACCAGAGGCCGAATCCTAGTCAAACGACCCCAAATAGATGTGTCATCCTGTTTAGCATTGAAAGCTTGAATGACTTGCAAGTTGCAAGCAACCCCCTTCAGAAATGATCGGAACAA of the Fragaria vesca subsp. vesca linkage group LG6, FraVesHawaii_1.0, whole genome shotgun sequence genome contains:
- the LOC101296021 gene encoding centromere/kinetochore protein zw10 homolog, with amino-acid sequence MDALLDSINVRELLSAQDLSDPTAPLSAPDLRLLIQRLDSHSLKIKSKVQSYLLSHQHDFADLFSLCNDAVSRSQTISDDVAHLLASLSDRPVEAEIGQIMKQMSSATKEAREKRELLELVGAILEISEKLKAAREAVRSGRLRFAAEQVRELKKALRVCGDDIVDEGEPVVYGLLRKEWSDCFDEIQEVLMRFMDNAVRFEGETNRIRVKYVLSIDGNDGIELKTVLEALDVVGVLNYGLAKVADLIIKHAISPALNFGAPVSFVTEINPDSQAMTEAILKIVPSNDPKIKKMDGEAIYSRIIEVIKFINKYICFQEGSWSRCFGRLTWSRISELIISKFLSKVVPQDASKLADFLKIINCTSEFETALREMKFISVSENKDNQLSSFAENVEVHFASKKKTEILGRARNLLLQCDFAISQENTRRKGKHDGAAANNPEDVDLLFLSERCVVSKAAIQLMKLVHETLKDVCLSSPRVALEFYRAARDALLLYEVVIPVKLERQLGGINQVPVLMHNDCLYLSQEVLGLAFEYRSDFPTSMKEHAVFVDMAPRFHLMAEEILQRQIQLVVRSLREALDGADGFQNTHQMQQFQSAKFSIDQVVFILEKVHIIWEPLLLPSTYKKSMCTVLESVFSRITKDILLLDDMAAEETLELQRLIHLMLENLTSLLESLAALQIEKSQEGMTYLDDLIPSLRKIRKLAELLDMPLKAITNAWETGELLNSGFTSSEVEDFIKAIFQDSPLRKDCLWRIHGNF